The genomic region gagggggaagaaacATCAACAGAGGACTGGACCCAGGGGGCATACGCTGATGATAAGGTGGGAGCGGTGGCGGAGTGCACTGCGGGGGATATAGCAAAGCAAGCATGAGGCAGTACAGGCGTATCCCCCTGCAGAGAAGCAGTCATACCAGGGCTTGTAAGCGAATGCACGAGAGATAACTCTGACATCAATAGGGGACACCCGGCAGAAGCGTTTCCATGTTACTGTTTGACATCTTGTCTTGTTCTCCTTGAGTGTATGTATTTGCTTTCTTAGTTGCATAGACTATTgccttgtgtgcgtgtgtgtacgcctGCGTGTGTCACCACGAGCGATTCATCTACAGATTTCGCTCGCCATCTCCCTTGACCCCCCAAAGAAAATTGTCTTGAGGTTTTTACGTTTCTTTTGTTCGCACTGCAGCTCTGAGCAGgttgccttttctcttttttttttttcatttgcCGTCGGCTTTGTCGCTATACCGTTTGGTGTCGGCTGCGCACATTGTTTCGTCTCTGCTGATGTGTGTCTCCTTCCTACTCTTGGGCGTTTATTTCCCGCTACTCCATGACCCTTTGCTCTTCCCATAGCCCCACGTCTCTGTCGCTTTGCCAGTACTTTTGTTTctgttttgctcttctctctgatTCCCGCAGCGGCGAGTGACTGGGGGTGATAGCGCCCAGTACAGATGGTGTGGTGCCCCCATGCCCGGCGGTCTTTTGCCATGAGGACTGACGACCCGCCGTTCTGCCCGGTCTTCCACGGGAGACTCGCGTGCCGCTCTCGAGGCTCGGCGTATACCTTGTTTCATATTGAGATCTTGCATGCAGCGGCCTGATGAtgcacctctccctcgcgcTGCATGAGCCTCCCCCGCCGGGTGCCTGTGGCTGCCCCCCTGCGCCCCCTCGGAACGACAGGCCACGGGCTCGTTGTGCGCCGGCACGCGCCCCCTCCGCTTGCCACACCCGCTGCTGTCCACGGCATGCGGGggcaggaggggggtggcgccACGCTGTTGCCAGAGAGCGTCAGAGCAGCGCCCCTCGGCAACAACGCCGTCGCGAAGCGCAGAGGCCAGCAGTGCACGTGTGGTgggcgggggcggcgtgACTGACgagaggcgcgtgtgccggGAGCACGGCAAGGGCACCCCGAATCGCACCATGGGAGCCCACCAGACTCCGATGCGGCGTGTCGCCGCGCCGCTTGGTGCAATGCCGCGGGCTGAAGCGATGAGGGGCGAAGCACGGCATACAGGCAGGGCTCGGGGTCTCACATGGCCCTGCCCTGCCGCTGACGtgcttcctcgtcgctctcATCTGGCGTGCGCCTGGACCACCCCCTGCCCACCTGCACGGCAGACGCCAGCGCCCCGCCCTtgagcaggaccctggacgCTTTCCGCGTGGATCGAGGTGTGCGGGTCAGCCTGGCACCTCCGACACCCATCGCGCCGCACGCGGCcgaagagggggcggggaCGAGTCCATATGGCGCGTggccctgctgcggcggcaggcggtcCGTCCTAGAGGAGCAGAGCGtagccgcagtgcagcagaggcgtgtgtgggctgaggctgtgcgcgtgcgcgtagTTGTTGCCTTGCTTGTTTTTGTGGAAGAATGAGAGGCTGAAAGGGAGTGCATTTTCGTCCTTAGTACTCATTACCTCATCACGTGATCTGCATACTACATTTTTGTGTCCTTTTCAGCTGTCAGGTTTTCTTAATTGcttgcgttttttttttgtctttctGGACGCTTGTGTGGTCTGTGGAAGTTATATATGTAATTCTTTGTGTGGTTGGATGGCAGTATGTTTTGTTCTAGTATTGGCTGACTCTTGTTGTCCTTGCTCCCTCTTGCACAGCAACTCTTGGAGAACCACGAAAAGCATGACAGCGCCCAGGCAATCGTTCATTGGGCAGCGGGAACATTGTCGCCTTGtaatgggggggggggcttaAAAGTGCTCGGCACTTTTTCACGAAGCCGTTGGGCAGTTTAGTCGGTGCTatggtgttggtggtgcaTAGGCATGCCCGGTGTCGAGGGTCTGTCCCTCATTCTTGTTCACTGTGGTGGTCGCGCTATGCTTTAGCGAATAATGAGGGAGGGCATTCGTTGCTGTAGGGGGTTCTCATCGTGCAATCGCATCCAAGTTTGCTGGTACTCGCCCCCGAACTCCTTTCTCGTCGGTGTTTCTCTACACTCTAGTAGCTCTTCTCTTCATCCGCTCTCTACTTCTCTCTGTTACTCGGACTTGTGCACTGGCTCACGCCttcgttctcttctctctctcttacaaTTTTCTTTCTCCGACACGCATACATATTCACATCTCGTcattccctctttttcctgtGCTTTTTTCCTATTCGCCCCGGCTTCCTATTACCGCCACCTCTACCTCTGTAGAGGTAACGTTGTTTGAcacgcttttttttctttcgctcctCCCGTCTACGCACCACGACACCTACGCACAAACAATACCGACGaacccacatacacacacacacgcacacacagtaGTTTCGCTCTTTGTGCCCTccccctgtctctctcaGAGCTCGACGTTACCTTGcgtttccccctcttttctatAAATCAACACTTTCTTTCTCATCTTTCGTAGCAATCACGTTCCCCTGTGGACGGTTTTCTTGCTTGTTTTTCCCCGTATCTCGTTTTTCACGACCTTCCTCCATCGAAGTCTCTGGAGTTGGAGTCTGACGACGCACTTCTTTGTCTTTCACGTATCGTACTCGTTCTGTTGCTAggttctttccttttcttcccttgGGTCTCTTCTGTGCTTTCTTTCTGCGCCGCTCGTGGagcctttcttctttttctctcttgcttaCCCTGCCTCTGAAAAAGGCGCGTGCGCATATCGCGTGCCTGTGTTCAGTAAAGATTGAAAGATCACCCACTGTCCTCGGCAACACGGTCCGTGTACACCTATACATAGAGAGGTGTCAGCTAGACCGGTTGCCTTAACAACACCTGAGTTTACAGTCACAAGCGCAGTGTGGACGTGTCGAGTCAactcccccttcacctcgTTTTCGTGTGTTTTCGTGAGTGGTTGCGCGCCATCTCTTTTTTTGTGCGTCTGCGGTTGTAAAGGGGTGTTTTGTGCACGAATACCTGcgtggtgtgtgggtgtgcgcgtgtatgaGCTACACGTTCTCTTTGCCCagctgttctctctttccgctTTCCATAGTACTgcactctctctttttctcccgttctctctctatcATTCGCTGCCCTTCGTCTCTtacgcctctcccccctttgtTCGTTCCTCTTTGTGTTgcttcactttttttttgcttggtTTCTGTTCTAGGTCTcgtacgtgtgtgttgtgATTTGGTGACTCCTCGTTTGCcatccccccgcccccactCCCTTCCTGTCaccagctctctctctctatctgtCAGACTCATTCTtatccctccctctccctctttctttctccctcttccttcgaGTTGTGGCGGCGCGGCCGCTCTCTGAGCGTCGGTGTGCGCGTCGagtatttttttttgtgtggtactctctccctctctggcTTTATCTGCACGTCTTCTGCTTTCTACCATTAATCGATCTCAACCTATAGAGATTCGGCGAGCGAacgagtgcgtgcgtgcgtgtgccgcgcGTAATTCTGTGTCTCTTTGCAGTCTTCCACTTCTGCTCTCGCGTTGCTCTGTACGTTTATCTGTACGTGCGTTTTTCCCCTTGCTCTGTCCTTCTCTGGTTCTCCGTGCATCGTTTATAGTGTTGtcgagtgcgtgtgtgtgtgtttctgcgTTCGCCAGGAAGACGAGAGTGGCGTCGGCGTTGGGCGTACTTTCCCgggtgcgcgcgcgcctgTTTTTTGTGTGCTAGACGCGCTGGGAGTTGCGGAAGGATCGACGTCGCAGCAGCGATCTCTGTACGCACGAGCGTGTCATTAAATGAGGGAAAACAACACAAGGGACGAACCAAAAACATTATCATCCCCACACTCGTTACTTgcttcccttttcgttttttttttttttcttttataGTTGTTTGTGTTTCGCTTTTTGTTTCGTTTGTGGCTCAGCTGTTGGTGGTGCTTCTCCCGCTGcatccctctttttttttctttctcatCTCTTTCCATCTGctcactctcttcccccaCTTTTCTGCCTCCTTGCCGCCATAGCACCTTCTGCGGTGACGTTCTCGAATCCACTTCTCCTCGCAcatctttcccctctttcccccggTTGTGTGGTGTTTGTTTccactttttcttttcccctcacCGAGTTTGatctctttttgtttgtttgtttgtttgtttcttctccttcccttgctggtccttcctctcctttcgcCGCAGCTGTTTTCTCTCGCTCAGGGTGGGAGGGGACGagggtggaggtgagggacTCAACATTCGCTGTCCTTTTTCGTGCTTGCTTTCATCCTGCCTCCTACTCTTTCTTCCTTGGCTATTCCGCCTTGTCCTCTTTCCCCGTCGGCGTTTATTTGCCGcgcttttttgtttctttccttGTCCGTCCTGGAGAGTTCGGAGGATCGCACAAGTAACTTCGCTCACGCTCACTCACAAAGGCAAAGCCAACACGAACACGTGAACAAAACACGGCGCCCCCCTTTGCTGTTGTAACTTCCCCATAACGTAGGCTGAACAAAGCTGCTCCTCCCTGTCtgcgttgtggtggtggtgaactTGCGCCTGccattttttccttttctttttttttttttgcgttgGTGTTCTTGTCCTCTATCGtttcccccccttttcgtgctttccccctttttgcgGAAGATAaacctccccctcttcccccccaAAGACAGTCCCGAAGATCtacttgtctctctctctccactgtTTTTCTTCAGATTCATACACACAGCACACTTTTTCAGACtactcctctcccccatctCAAGAACACAGGCACCGAGTCGGACGCAGGGGCACACATTTGAGTGCGGTTTCCTTCACCGCATCATTTTTTGAGGCTTGGgctttgtgtgcgtgcgcgtgtttcTGCTgacctcttttccttttcgtcaCATCTGTACGTTTTTCTTTTTAATTGTGTCGTATAGTTAAtccacgtacacacgcacacccgcgcgCATCGGTATTTCTATCTATAACACGTTcgctctctgtttttctctctctaccgTGCTAgttcttcccccctcctcctcctccgctgtcgGCTACGACCCTTGTTGTTTTGGTTTGGCCTCTTCGCGTAgtgcccccttttttttttttgagcgTTCTCTTGCTTTATCTTTTCCCTTCTGCTCATCTCAGTTCGCCCGCTatcttctttttcctttgtcgTTCTTCTTTCTTGTGCGGAcgaactctctctctctccctctctgggTATTTGTGTTCGCTTGTTCacccccgtctctctctctctgtaaGCTATCGACGTCCCTGGCTGCATCTATATCAGGGTTgtgcagcaggagggggagggggcgaagTAAACGcccaaagaagaaaaaggcaagAAGGCGAGTGGTCGCTAAGAGGGCAGTAGACGAAGACACAAAAAGAACAACAGGAGAGCAAAAAGGGGATACAGACAGGAGACATAcaaacggaaaaaaaaaaaggcgaggCAGAAAATTAcgtgaagaggaagacaaagCGCAGTTGTGCGCGACGGCGAGGGTGAAAGCAGAATCGAAAGGCGTTAACGTCTCTCGACCTACACCAACAGAATACGGCacggcaaaaaaaaaagacaaaaTAGAAGGAACAACAAACACCAACACCGGTACgctgcacacatacacgcgtAACAAGGTGACACCCAGATTTCAGAAACGTTGCTTTGTTTGatttgcgctctctctcagACCACCTACTCCATTGACGCATTTCTTGTAAAGCAGCAACATACGATCCACATACGCATACGTGAGCGCAAAGAGAAGGGAGCAGTTGGAtcaacgaaaaaaaaaacaacaatACAAAACACAATCCCACATAGGCACTCAGCTCTCGAATTCTGCATAGGACTTGAGAGTAGGCACTATCTTCCTTTCGCTGCTACACGCGTCTTctgccttccctccccttcttggGTGTTCACCACTTCCCTAATTTCCTATTTCATCTTCCCTTGCTCTGCATCTTTGAAGGAAACGCGCTAGCCCTGCTCTATTGGATTaacctctttttttctcgtttgtgtgtgggtgtgtgcctgGGCTGATCGTGTGCTGCTCGCTTGTCCtgccccctctttttctccccttctctctatTTGTCCTACTTGAAGTGTTTTTGTGCCTTCTGCCCCACTTTTCTGTTGCGCTGTTGATTCgcctttcgctttttttttattgttTCACGGCTTCTTTGACTCTTGCTTACGCTTTTCCCCATCTCTTGCatttttctccttcctttTTCCCATTGCTTCCTTTGCTTGCTCGTATCGCGACGTCGCTGTCTTCGCTAGTGACTACAACCGGTCTATCTctgtctctttcttccccttctctgttttcgtgtgtgttgtgCATCTGTTCTCCTTACGCCattccttcttctttccgTTTGCTTTCCTTGGTGTTGGGTTCTTTGGCCTTGTGACTGCTTGTGGTGGAAGGGCATCTCTTGTTGTGActttgcctttttttctctctggctgttcttctttctctttcctccttttgTGCCTTTGTTCATCTGCGTCGtgttttctttgttttctttcgcgGCGTTACATtgtttgccccccccccctccccctctcttcaacttctctcttttttttctctctacgccctccttccctctctttcgctctgtgactctgcgtgtgcgcttccACCTCTCTGGTCTCTCTGGCCTCGTTTCTTATTATTAGTCCGGCGTTCTTTTTACGGCTAGTTCACCTGGGCCACTCTTCGCCCTATTCTCCCTCATTTACCCCCCTTCTGAATtgccctccttttcttcctctcctacATTTTTGTCGCATCTCTGTTTGAGTTCAtcgtttttccttttttttttccctttccacTCTGCGCCCCGCGTGTATAGCtcgctttttctttgtgtgttttACCTTGATCCTCTTTCTTGTTCTGATTTTGCAGTCTGCGTTGCAGCTtctcggtgtgtgtgtgtgtgtctgtctgtgcctccttctctgtgttcccttcgttttttttttttttgggtcTACATGCAATAGAGCATTGCAGGGAAGAGCACATTCTGCACACCTTCACACACTTGAAGAGAGGCCTCTGGCTCACCAGTCGGCACGGATACCCCCCCGACACGCTATATTTAGAGCCATCTATCGATCTTTCTTTATTCCTCTCATCTATACTGCCTGCttggaaggagagaaggcggccCTTCTTCTTAAATGCTGTGCTTGATTTGACCTCTACGCTCTTCCTGAGACGCCAGTTtctcttcgcctctcctcGTACTCGTTGCCTGCGAGTGTTTCTGTAGCTCCATTGCGCTCATGTTCAGGCCTTCTGCGCCCTTTCCCTTTGTTCCTGTCAGTATtgctgcccccctttttttcttcataTTACGTGCCTGAACGACGGAGAACGGCGCCGCACCCACACAAAGGACGTGCACgcagagggggaaaaagaggaacgGAGCAGAACACAgcaaggaggaaggggaagaaaccAACGCTGCTGAAGGCACTTTCCCACATCACCATCGTCTCATTcatttcctctttctctttcgcgtCCGCATTCCATTCTCCAtcttcttttcgttcttctAACAGACACCGTGGCCTTTCAACCCACAAAgacacagagggagggaaaacacgggagaaggagaagccaAAGAGACGCACTCGCTCTTTGccttgtgtgttttttttttgcttttagacccttcacctcttcccccccctttccatcGTACCCGTGAGTTTACTGTTGTTGTCAGCTTTACCGAGGTACCTCTGCTTTCCTTTCATCGGtttccccttctttgctTCCTGCTCACTCCTTTTTCGACTTATCGCGCTCGGATATCGCAGCACCTTTTCATCGTTCAGTTTTGCACCCTTCTCACGCTTTCGGCGCCGTTAATGTGGAGAGTGCATCgatttttctctccctttgccgttgttgtcgcttttcctttgcttccttttttttttcgtgcgttctctctctctctctctcttctactTCACCCCTTGCCATCTTCGCGGTAGCTGTTCAGCTGAGACTCTCTCTGTGGCCTTGCCAACGCGCTTCACAGgtgaagaggcgcagctcAGCTATCTTTCGTGTCTTTTGCATTGTCTTTCAAGGTGAGCGACTTCTTCGCTCGAAGACGGATTAGACGGAAACAAGAGCGACGTCTACGAAGTGTGCCACTTTTTCTACCGcccacttcccccccccccccccccccaaaacgGGACTGCCTTTTCACAGGCAGCAACCATAGCAGCATCGCCGGACGGTACCAAGGTAGCACTACCGGGGTGATTCCACCTTCTTGAGGAAGGATAGAGCTCTAGCGCTGGAACAGCATCCTCACCTCCCACGAGGGCGACCCCATCATCCTCATTTTTGAAGCAGTGCTCACCATTGGCAGTTGCCgaacccccctcccccttacACAAGTCATGAAATCCCTCTTGAGAAACGGCGCCGTCAGCCGTCGTGTCGACGGTGCTGAGGACGCAGGCGATCTTGTACACAGAGGACAGCGCGCGTGTCTCACTCACTGTGCCGACTCAAACCACCGGCACGGTCACGATTCctctcctgcagcactgACAGCAGCCCCGCTGTTACAACCATTCCCCCCTACGCATGACTCCATCTCTCCGACAGTGTCTGTCCCGATGAGACTGCGTCGCACCAGTCCTCACAACCACCATGGGCGCGGTGGTGACaagggcggcagcagtcACCTGAACTCAGGCGCCGACATCGATGGCGCGGAGATTGCGGAGGACCAGGAGAGCATTCGTAGTGAACAGGCTGGGCGAGCAAAGCGAGCCAGCTGTGATACCCCGGGCACGGCCAacctctctccacacacCTTGAGCTCTCACCAGCCAATTCATCcgctccagcagcaacagcgctcTGGCAAACGCCGCGACTCTGCACAGAGACAGTCGTCTTTCAACAGCAGCCAGACTGGAAGCTTGTTGCTCAACAGCGGTAGCGCAACGCTACCGACCcccggtggcggcagtgcaggTGGCAACACTGGTGGCCGCCCTTGTCGCAGCACGTCTGGATCCGGTGGtagcggtggcgatggcgttTCCCCATCGTCCTCGCGCCATCTTCAGCCGCCGTCAAATCACAGCCATGTGAACTTGTTTGTGCGAGACCTGCCGCTGGAGCTGAACGAGGAAAAGCTGCGAGCCATGTTTACCCCGTTCGGTGACATTGTCAACTCGGCCATCATGCGCAACATTCACACCGGCATCAGCCTTGGTACAGCCTTTGTGCGCTTTTCGAAGCACGAAGAAGCGATGCGGGCCATGGAGGCCTTCGCGGGCGGGCGGTCAGTGACGGGGTCAAAGAGGGTGACAGTGCAGTGGGCTCGCCGCGAGCATGACAAGGCCCCTTCTGGGGATGAGCGGCGCAAAATGCGGAAGTTGTTTATCCGCAATGTCCCAAAGGACGTAACACAGGAGATGCTCATGACCCTCTTCAGTCAGTACGGCCCGGTCAAGTCGGTCAGCACCCATCGCGATACGGCCGCTGCCAACGCCGTTTCGCAaccaggcggcggcgggggtgccgctggtgcggcagaggcagacTTCGCATCCCACGGCGGACACGACAgtaccgctgccaccggtgcCAGCACGGATGACCGTCGCATCGCGTTTGTCACCTTTGAATTTGAGGGTGTGGCAGAgcaggcgacggcggcagtgcacaACACCATGCCATTTGCTTCGTGCCAGGGTATTCCACTCATGGTGAAGTTGGCAGAAGACACACCAGTGCGGCATAGCGCTCTTGGCAGCAACCACGCCAGAGCCAACAACAGTGGCACCCTAAACGGTCTTGGTGCGAATGGGAATAGAGTGCACCTGCCTCACAGTGGCAGcatgagcagcggcggtagcGTGGGTGTGCATCACCCTGCCCTCATTGTCGGTGTTCCCAGCAATAATTCACTCGGCTGGTCCGACTTGCCCATAACCGACTATCTTGCGACTCCGATGGTGTCGCCGAGTGCTGCGCAAGTGCATAGTGCCACTGGGCTAGGAGTGCCGCTAGGTACTGGTCGCAGCAGGCCACTGGCACGTGGTGGTGCGCTGAGTATCAGTGCGGGTCGCAGCTTCTCTCGTGCGCCGCAGGACGGCAGCATCTCTCCGGCGCTCTTACCGCCGCGCTCTTTTGTCGGGACAACGGGCTCAGCCGGTTCACCGAACGGAACCCCGCTGTACACTGGTCTCACTTCAATTCACAGCAGCTCAGCAATGCTCCCCTACACTGGACAGACTTCTGGAAGCGCCCAAACGCCTCGGCAACCTGTTCCAAGCCCCACAGCATTCTTGGCGTCACCGACGTCCGCGTCGTCCACGACGGCCAATTCGCAGCAACCCAGGAGCGATAGCGTTGCGGAGCCTATGCTTGACGGCTCGCAGATGCTTGGTAGCATTGGGTTTATAGGGAGCAGAAGCGGCTCGCACAATGGGCAGGCGATAGGTAGCGGCCCAACGGACCTTATTGGCTTAGCTAGCGgagacggtgctggcagCTTCCCCGTCTCCTCGTACGAAACACAGGAGCCTTACACgatgctgcagcagtacggTAGCAGCCTGGCCCTTGCCAGCAGCGCTACTGCACAGCCGCCGCTATCGGGCCCACCTTCTGCACCCGTACCAGGGGTTGATACCCATCCACACGCAGGCGTCTGGAACAACCACAGCAACAGTAGCGCCAACGCCAGCAGGTTGTCTTATCAGGTGTGGGGTTCTTACGCCGAAGCCGCGCAGTGCGAGGGAGTGATCAGTTCGCCTCTGCTACAGTCAGCGCAGACTTCCTCCACAGCACCGCTCAACAGCTCATCTTTCCAGCAGTCGCCGTTAAAGGCCCTATCGCTTCCGCAGCCTCGCTCGAGTGCGATGCAGCAgtcgcaacagcagcagcagcagcggcctgcGCCAGCAGAGTTCGATGGCAGTAACATCGCAAATGGCGGCCGCGGCCCTGCCCAACATCTACTCATCCCACAGCCACGCAGCAATGCGAGCACCAACTCCTCGGTGCCCCTCCGCAGgtcagccgctgctgctgccgccgctccttCATCTTCTGCCTCTCGGCGCGCCAACACGCTGCCTCCAGACGCTTCTCCACCTTCGTGCGCGTCGACTCCGCAGAAGAATGCCTCTCGAGTTTTGCTGTCAAGCGCCACGACATCTTTCACcgctggtggcgacgccCATTCCAGGTGCAACGGCACATGGGGTCGCCGTATCGCATTGGAGGGAGTCGGCAGTGTGATTGGCGGTGCGTCGAACCTGCGCCATGGCCCACGCGCGACTTCCTCGTCAATACTCACCCTTCGTAGTGGGACTTATAGTGATGGGGGCAGCTGCACTGGCGCGAACAGTTCTGGCTCCCCCACTACTGGTACATGGGCTGCCCCGCTCAACCCCGGCCTTGCGGGTTCCTTTACAAGTAACAATACCAACAGCTTCCAGCCCTACGGAGGCAACGGCATCCTTGGCACTGGCTCTGTAGCTAGCCACAGCGCTCACAGCACAATGGACACGCGCGGCAGCTTGACAATGAAGTACACTTCTGTTCTCCCAGCGCAGCCGGCTagtgtgccgccgccaccgagcTGCTCGCCcgcgccacagccgccgtcgcggagCTTTTCTTTTGAGCTGACACAGTCCGTCACGACACCAGTAGCTCCGCCAACGTTTACAACATCGCCGTTGATGGAAGCGGCCGCCAAGATGCTATCCACAGATGACGATGCATTGACCGCCGATGATGTGAACACCTTTGACTACAGAGCTTACGTTCCAGAAGACACGTACGCGGGCAAGTTGAATTACAGCACCCCGTACGCTACAACAGTGATGCATGCGGTGAGCGGTGGTGACCCGCCGCTGCGTGGTATGGCCAGCGggacccgcagcagcgccaataTACAGACGAGCAACAGTCAAAACACCTCCGTGGCGGCGCGGTCCCAACTAAACAGTCCTGCTCCTGCCGCGACCGTCTCTTCCGTCGTGGCTGCCTCGGTGCTCTGCAAAAGCGACCAACTCGGCGACCCGAGCCCCCACTTCCCTTCGCCCGGTAGTGCCGGTCTCCTTGACGACCACCTACTTTTCCAGTGGGAGGGCAACTCCGCCGCGATGAGCGATACACCCAGTATTACCGGCTTCGCAAGCGTAGGTGGATCCGCTGTTCAGACAGCACTGCCATCCAGCGATGCTCTGCGCAGCAAAGAGTTCATAGAGGAGCTTGACATGATGTTCACACCCTCGGAGTCGCGCCCGCAAGACATGATAGCACTCGCAGATGCACCGACGGCTGCCTCTGTGCCAAACATGCGGCTGCAGCCAGACGCCGGGGCCTACTGGTGTACTGCTCCGATGCGCGATACTGCAAGGCTGGTTTTGG from Leishmania braziliensis MHOM/BR/75/M2904 complete genome, chromosome 29 harbors:
- a CDS encoding putative RNA binding protein, which gives rise to MRLRRTSPHNHHGRGGDKGGSSHLNSGADIDGAEIAEDQESIRSEQAGRAKRASCDTPGTANLSPHTLSSHQPIHPLQQQQRSGKRRDSAQRQSSFNSSQTGSLLLNSGSATLPTPGGGSAGGNTGGRPCRSTSGSGGSGGDGVSPSSSRHLQPPSNHSHVNLFVRDLPLELNEEKLRAMFTPFGDIVNSAIMRNIHTGISLGTAFVRFSKHEEAMRAMEAFAGGRSVTGSKRVTVQWARREHDKAPSGDERRKMRKLFIRNVPKDVTQEMLMTLFSQYGPVKSVSTHRDTAAANAVSQPGGGGGAAGAAEADFASHGGHDSTAATGASTDDRRIAFVTFEFEGVAEQATAAVHNTMPFASCQGIPLMVKLAEDTPVRHSALGSNHARANNSGTLNGLGANGNRVHLPHSGSMSSGGSVGVHHPALIVGVPSNNSLGWSDLPITDYLATPMVSPSAAQVHSATGLGVPLGTGRSRPLARGGALSISAGRSFSRAPQDGSISPALLPPRSFVGTTGSAGSPNGTPLYTGLTSIHSSSAMLPYTGQTSGSAQTPRQPVPSPTAFLASPTSASSTTANSQQPRSDSVAEPMLDGSQMLGSIGFIGSRSGSHNGQAIGSGPTDLIGLASGDGAGSFPVSSYETQEPYTMLQQYGSSLALASSATAQPPLSGPPSAPVPGVDTHPHAGVWNNHSNSSANASRLSYQVWGSYAEAAQCEGVISSPLLQSAQTSSTAPLNSSSFQQSPLKALSLPQPRSSAMQQSQQQQQQRPAPAEFDGSNIANGGRGPAQHLLIPQPRSNASTNSSVPLRRSAAAAAAAPSSSASRRANTLPPDASPPSCASTPQKNASRVLLSSATTSFTAGGDAHSRCNGTWGRRIALEGVGSVIGGASNLRHGPRATSSSILTLRSGTYSDGGSCTGANSSGSPTTGTWAAPLNPGLAGSFTSNNTNSFQPYGGNGILGTGSVASHSAHSTMDTRGSLTMKYTSVLPAQPASVPPPPSCSPAPQPPSRSFSFELTQSVTTPVAPPTFTTSPLMEAAAKMLSTDDDALTADDVNTFDYRAYVPEDTYAGKLNYSTPYATTVMHAVSGGDPPLRGMASGTRSSANIQTSNSQNTSVAARSQLNSPAPAATVSSVVAASVLCKSDQLGDPSPHFPSPGSAGLLDDHLLFQWEGNSAAMSDTPSITGFASVGGSAVQTALPSSDALRSKEFIEELDMMFTPSESRPQDMIALADAPTAASVPNMRLQPDAGAYWCTAPMRDTARLVLGSDMGVPAYRAPSTAISTPKDLSCGSTAKTLPGLTVQPPSRIGRSDDGDGDPTGWSVYPDVTLNLGWSLGFSSDPRKPGSVIGSDHESGSTHDGVDHLRYSQQLGNTLHSLYHLMSYDDASY